One part of the Mesorhizobium sp. M4B.F.Ca.ET.058.02.1.1 genome encodes these proteins:
- a CDS encoding adenylate/guanylate cyclase domain-containing protein produces MARLPKEVRSWIYDFFSKERSAAYLKIDARQCIEAKGGNLGYYGLSALRTGEPVADQLEIMEGLLPCPELPFHLPMMELPGGRVADLHFFDDSGSVWLLFLDATPERDHQQRLQQKAYEMTLLQERERELNAKLQSTNEALRESQEGLSREYRRAESLLLNILPASIAERLKADEQIADNHAEVSVLFADIVGFTERARSVGAATTIAILNYFFRAADLLSEQYGCEKIKTIGDCVMAVAGLPVARSDHAQAIANYALELREAARRERFAGEALRLRIGIHSGPIVAGVIGKRRFVYDLWGDTVNLAARIQKAAEPDEIRISDATHQLLGPDFACEPLGETELRGTGLVRMWRLLA; encoded by the coding sequence ATGGCCAGGTTGCCGAAAGAAGTCAGAAGCTGGATATACGATTTCTTCTCTAAAGAGCGCTCTGCCGCATATCTAAAAATCGACGCCCGGCAATGCATAGAAGCGAAGGGCGGCAACCTTGGATATTACGGGCTTTCGGCGCTTCGCACTGGCGAGCCCGTTGCCGATCAACTCGAAATCATGGAAGGGCTGCTGCCTTGCCCGGAGCTTCCATTCCATTTGCCCATGATGGAACTGCCCGGCGGGCGTGTCGCGGACCTTCATTTCTTTGACGACAGCGGCTCGGTGTGGCTGCTCTTTCTCGACGCCACGCCAGAACGCGACCATCAGCAGCGGCTTCAGCAAAAGGCTTATGAAATGACGCTCCTGCAGGAGAGGGAGCGTGAACTCAATGCGAAGCTGCAATCGACGAACGAGGCGTTAAGGGAGAGCCAGGAGGGTCTGTCGCGCGAATACCGGCGCGCCGAATCCCTGCTCCTCAACATTCTTCCGGCGTCGATCGCGGAGCGGCTGAAAGCGGACGAGCAAATTGCAGACAACCACGCGGAGGTCAGTGTGCTTTTTGCCGACATCGTCGGTTTTACCGAAAGAGCGCGGAGCGTCGGAGCCGCGACGACGATCGCTATCCTGAATTATTTCTTCAGGGCGGCCGATCTGCTCTCGGAACAATACGGCTGCGAAAAGATCAAAACCATCGGCGATTGTGTCATGGCGGTCGCTGGCCTGCCCGTCGCGCGATCCGATCATGCGCAAGCCATTGCGAACTATGCGCTTGAGCTGCGGGAGGCGGCCAGGCGAGAGCGCTTCGCGGGCGAAGCGCTACGTCTCAGAATTGGAATTCACTCCGGGCCGATCGTGGCGGGCGTCATAGGCAAAAGGCGGTTTGTCTATGACCTGTGGGGCGACACCGTTAATCTCGCCGCGCGCATTCAAAAGGCCGCAGAGCCCGATGAAATCCGTATTTCTGATGCAACCCACCAATTGCTCGGACCGGATTTTGCTTGCGAGCCGCTCGGGGAAACGGAATTGCGTGGCACAGGTCTTGTGCGAATGTGGCGGCTCCTTGCCTGA
- a CDS encoding DUF3088 family protein: protein MTSANPDKAALFLLAPDFEDAKFPGQHFFCRHSALVEGVLTSFPALLDAIEVRRIAFPRPRAEVVELIGEANQALPVLVLPAGQSSACASGEANGRQFVSGAERIIDALVEDRLIPPPHP, encoded by the coding sequence TTGACCTCAGCCAATCCAGACAAAGCCGCGCTTTTCCTGCTTGCCCCCGATTTCGAGGACGCCAAATTTCCGGGTCAGCACTTCTTCTGCCGGCACTCGGCGCTGGTCGAAGGCGTGCTGACCTCGTTTCCGGCACTTCTCGATGCGATCGAAGTCCGCCGCATCGCCTTTCCGCGACCACGCGCCGAAGTGGTCGAGCTTATCGGCGAAGCCAACCAGGCGCTCCCGGTGCTGGTGCTGCCAGCCGGCCAGTCCTCGGCCTGTGCCAGCGGTGAAGCCAATGGCCGCCAGTTCGTCTCCGGAGCGGAGCGCATCATCGACGCTCTAGTCGAAGACAGGTTGATCCCGCCGCCGCACCCATGA
- a CDS encoding Rab family GTPase: MLQKKICMLGGFAVGKTSLVRRFVQSIFSENYLTTVGVKIDKKSVAFPDKTVDLILWDLAGEDDIGSFRVSYVRGATGLVLVVDGTRPATLAVALTLRERVEAEFGAMPFVLLFNKSDLTDRWAIPDGEIDELKQRGWQIYLTSALSGEHVDDAFRQLASMVAK; encoded by the coding sequence ATGCTGCAAAAAAAGATCTGCATGTTGGGCGGGTTCGCTGTCGGCAAAACGAGCCTGGTGCGCAGGTTCGTGCAAAGCATCTTCTCGGAAAACTACCTGACCACGGTGGGCGTGAAGATCGACAAGAAAAGCGTCGCGTTTCCTGACAAGACCGTGGATCTGATTTTGTGGGATTTGGCAGGCGAAGACGATATCGGCTCGTTCCGCGTCAGCTATGTGCGAGGTGCGACCGGGCTCGTACTTGTCGTCGACGGAACCCGGCCCGCTACTCTTGCCGTGGCGCTTACGCTGCGCGAGCGCGTCGAGGCCGAATTCGGTGCCATGCCGTTTGTATTGCTGTTCAACAAATCCGATCTGACCGATCGCTGGGCAATACCGGATGGTGAGATTGACGAACTGAAGCAACGCGGATGGCAAATCTATCTGACAAGCGCGCTTTCGGGCGAACATGTCGACGATGCGTTTCGTCAGCTTGCCTCGATGGTCGCCAAGTAG